The Chloroherpetonaceae bacterium genome has a segment encoding these proteins:
- a CDS encoding alpha/beta hydrolase-fold protein, with protein MSKYLGILTLAAMLLLCAHSPRAQTNASGEVAISLSGEWRITFGFYAASSEALLPAYSDSNWLRVPVPAFWNDYEVLRGFSGLALYRKTVLVPKTAAGKPLYLLLGRINSIDEAYFNGKLIGKTGDVKNPADGELRVYLIPDSLIQYDKPNTLAVRVFCNNLDGGIYAGGGKDKKQLGIYTKTALRSVLGQPATLAADSIARLIRRTVEVMDTMLISRQPEAYMSLVSERYFNNGTSYTEQKLFAQTITQRLAGARITYHDFQVYQVSKDVVVADYDSEIEWQNRSNYLGHDERYFQLQNGKWLEIGNQSRFFDLEINSAYMRRKMTVSVYLPPSFLRERRRLYPALYLLHPQGGSTMIWREIELDRLLDSLIAKKKIVEMVVVMPSEHQSYYVNSKDGKRAFENFFLEELPDLVEEDYRVARRREARAISGVSWG; from the coding sequence ATGAGCAAGTATCTTGGAATACTGACGCTGGCAGCGATGCTGTTACTTTGCGCACATTCCCCACGCGCGCAAACCAATGCGTCAGGGGAAGTCGCCATCTCGCTCAGCGGAGAGTGGCGCATTACATTCGGATTTTATGCTGCCAGTAGCGAAGCGCTCTTGCCAGCTTACAGCGATTCCAACTGGCTCAGGGTGCCCGTGCCAGCCTTCTGGAACGACTATGAAGTCTTACGCGGCTTTTCTGGGCTAGCGCTTTACCGAAAAACCGTTTTGGTGCCAAAGACAGCAGCGGGCAAGCCCCTCTACCTGCTACTTGGTCGCATCAATAGCATTGATGAAGCCTACTTCAACGGCAAACTGATTGGTAAAACAGGCGATGTAAAAAATCCTGCAGATGGCGAACTGCGCGTCTATCTTATTCCTGATTCGCTCATTCAATATGATAAGCCTAACACACTGGCGGTGCGCGTGTTCTGCAATAATCTCGATGGAGGCATTTATGCAGGAGGTGGAAAAGATAAAAAGCAGCTAGGCATCTACACGAAAACTGCGCTGCGCAGCGTCTTAGGACAGCCAGCTACGCTTGCAGCCGACAGCATTGCGCGTCTCATTCGTCGCACTGTGGAGGTGATGGATACGATGCTGATTTCGCGACAGCCCGAAGCGTATATGAGCCTTGTCTCCGAGCGATATTTCAACAACGGCACAAGCTACACAGAACAAAAACTGTTTGCGCAAACCATCACGCAGCGTTTAGCGGGTGCGCGCATCACCTACCACGATTTTCAAGTCTATCAAGTCTCCAAAGATGTGGTAGTGGCGGACTATGATTCTGAGATTGAGTGGCAGAATCGATCCAATTACCTCGGTCACGATGAACGATACTTCCAGCTTCAGAATGGAAAATGGTTGGAAATCGGCAATCAGTCGCGCTTTTTTGATTTGGAAATCAATTCGGCCTATATGCGGCGAAAGATGACGGTGAGCGTCTATTTGCCACCATCGTTTCTTAGAGAAAGGCGGCGGCTGTATCCTGCACTGTATCTGCTGCACCCACAGGGCGGCTCAACGATGATTTGGCGCGAGATTGAGCTAGACCGCTTGCTGGATTCACTCATCGCAAAAAAGAAAATCGTAGAAATGGTGGTCGTGATGCCCAGCGAACATCAGTCGTATTATGTCAATTCAAAGGATGGAAAGCGAGCATTTGAAAACTTTTTCTTGGAAGAGCTGCCCGACTTAGTGGAAGAAGATTATCGCGTAGCGCGGAGGCGAGAAGCAAGAGCCATTTCAGGCGTCTCGTGGGG